Proteins encoded by one window of Macaca mulatta isolate MMU2019108-1 chromosome 10, T2T-MMU8v2.0, whole genome shotgun sequence:
- the PES1 gene encoding pescadillo homolog isoform X3, whose translation MGGLEKKKYERGSATNYITRNKARKKLQLSLADFRRLCILKGIYPHEPKHKKKVNKGSTAARTFYLIKDIRFLLHEPIVNKFREYKVFVRKLRKAYGKSEWNTVERLKDNKPNYKLDHIIKERYPTFIDALRDLDDALSMCFLFSTFPRTGKCHVQTIQLCRRLTVEFMHYIIAARALRKVFLSIKGIYYQAEVLGQPIVWITPYAFSHDHPTDVDYRVMATFTEFYTTLLGFVNFRLYQLLNLHYPPKLEGQAQAEAKASEGTYALDSESSMEKLAALSASLARVVVPATEEEAEVDEFPTDGEMSAQEEDRRKELEAQEKHKKLFEGLKFFLNREVPREALAFIIRSFGGEVSWDKSLCIGATYDVTDSRITHQIVDRPGQQTSVIGRCYVQPQWVFDSVNARLLLPVAEYFPGVQLPPHLSPFVTEREGDYVPPEKLKLLALQRGEDPGNLNESEEEEEEDDDNEGDGDEEGKEEEEEEDAEAGSEKEEEARLSALEEQRMEGKKPRVMAGTLKLEDKQRLAQEEESEAKRLAIMMMKKREKYLYQKIMFGKRRKIREVSSSHPVETQFGAPHPPLSTHLSLTFAFPLTGQQAGREAESPR comes from the exons atgggaggtcTTGAGAAGAAGAAG tATGAACGAGGCTCGGCCACCAACTACATCACCCGGAACAAAGCCCGGAAGAAGCTCCAGCTGAGCTTGGCTGACTTTAG GCGGTTGTGCATTCTGAAGGGCATTTACCCCCATGAACCGAAACACAAGAAGAAGGTTAACAAGGGTTCTACAGCAGCCCGAACGTTTTACCTTATCAAAGACATCAGGTTTCTCCTCCATGAACCCATTGTCAACAAGTTCCGGGAATACAAG gtGTTTGTCCGGAAGCTCCGGAAGGCCTATGGGAAGAGCGAGTGGAACACTGTAGAGCGTCTAAAGGACAATAAGCCCAACTACAAACTTGACCACATCATCAAGGAACG GTACCCCACATTCATCGATGCCCTGCGGGACCTGGACGATGCCCTCTCCATGTGCTTCCTCTTTTCCACCTTCCCACGGACTGGCAAGTGCCACGTGCAGACCATTCAGCTGTGCCGCCGACTCACTGTGGAGTTCATGCACTACATTATTGCCGCCCGTGCCCTGCGCAAG GTCTTCCTGTCCATCAAAGGCATTTACTACCAGGCCGAGGTGCTGGGGCAGCCCATTGTGTGGATCACTCCCTATGCCTTCTCCCATGAT CACCCGACAGACGTGGACTACAGGGTCATGGCCACCTTCACTGAGTTCTACACCACACTGCTGGGCTTCGTCAACTTCCGCCTCTACCAGTTGCTCAACCTGCACTACCCCCCGAAG CTCGAGGGGCAGGCCCAAGCAGAGGCAAAGGCCAGTGAGGGCACCTACGCGTTGGACTCCGAGAGCTCTATGGAG AAACTGGCGGCCCTCAGTGCCAGCCTGGCccgcgtggtggtgcctgccacagaggaggaggccgaggtggatgagTTTCCCACCGATGGG GAGATGTCAGCACAGGAGGAAGACCGCAGGAAGGAGCTGGAGGCACAGGAGAAGCACAAGAAGCTTTTTGAAGGCCTGAAGTTCTTCCTGAACCGAGAGGTGCCCCGTGAGGCCCTGGCCTTCATCATCAG GAGTTTTGGGGGGGAAGTGTCCTGGGACAAGTCTTTGTGCATCGGGGCCACCTATGACGTCACAGACTCCCGCATCACCCACCAGATTGTCGACCGGCCTGGGCAGCAGACCTCAGTCATTGGCAG GTGCTACGTGCAGCCCCAGTGGGTGTTTGACTCGGTGAACGCCAGGCTCCTCCTCCCCGTGGCAGAGTACTTCCCTGGGGTGCAGCTGCCCCCACACCTTTCACCCTTTGTGACCGAGAGGGAAGGAGATTACGTCCCACCTGAGAAACTGAAGCTGCTGGCTCTGCAGCGGGGAGAGGACCCAG GAAACCTGAATGAgtcagaagaggaggaggaagaggatgacgACAACGAAGGTGATGGTGATGaagagggaaaagaggaggaggaggaggaagatgcaGAGGCTGGttcagaaaaggaggaagaggccCGGCTGTCAGCCCTGGAGGAGCAGAGGATGGAGGGGAAG AAGCCCAGGGTGATGGCAGGCACCTTGAAACTGGAGGATAAACAGCGGCtggcccaggaggaggagagtgAGGCCAAGCGCCTGGCCATTATGATGATGAAGAAGCGGGAGAAGTACCTGTACCAGAAGATCATGTTTGGCAAGAGGCGAAAAATCCGAGAGGTGAGTTCCAGCCACCCAGTTGAGACCCAA TTCGGTGCCCCACACCCTCCCCTCTCCACACATCTCAGCCTGACCTTCGCCTTCCCCCTCACAGGCCAACAAGCTGGCAGAGAAGCGGAAAGCCCACGATGA
- the PES1 gene encoding pescadillo homolog isoform X1, with protein MGGLEKKKYERGSATNYITRNKARKKLQLSLADFRRLCILKGIYPHEPKHKKKVNKGSTAARTFYLIKDIRFLLHEPIVNKFREYKVFVRKLRKAYGKSEWNTVERLKDNKPNYKLDHIIKERYPTFIDALRDLDDALSMCFLFSTFPRTGKCHVQTIQLCRRLTVEFMHYIIAARALRKVFLSIKGIYYQAEVLGQPIVWITPYAFSHDHPTDVDYRVMATFTEFYTTLLGFVNFRLYQLLNLHYPPKLEGQAQAEAKASEGTYALDSESSMEKLAALSASLARVVVPATEEEAEVDEFPTDGVSTALPSGRRTGRGRVGGGGGQPWWCEAWPLFQQEMSAQEEDRRKELEAQEKHKKLFEGLKFFLNREVPREALAFIIRSFGGEVSWDKSLCIGATYDVTDSRITHQIVDRPGQQTSVIGRCYVQPQWVFDSVNARLLLPVAEYFPGVQLPPHLSPFVTEREGDYVPPEKLKLLALQRGEDPGNLNESEEEEEEDDDNEGDGDEEGKEEEEEEDAEAGSEKEEEARLSALEEQRMEGKKPRVMAGTLKLEDKQRLAQEEESEAKRLAIMMMKKREKYLYQKIMFGKRRKIREANKLAEKRKAHDEAMRSEKKAKKARPE; from the exons atgggaggtcTTGAGAAGAAGAAG tATGAACGAGGCTCGGCCACCAACTACATCACCCGGAACAAAGCCCGGAAGAAGCTCCAGCTGAGCTTGGCTGACTTTAG GCGGTTGTGCATTCTGAAGGGCATTTACCCCCATGAACCGAAACACAAGAAGAAGGTTAACAAGGGTTCTACAGCAGCCCGAACGTTTTACCTTATCAAAGACATCAGGTTTCTCCTCCATGAACCCATTGTCAACAAGTTCCGGGAATACAAG gtGTTTGTCCGGAAGCTCCGGAAGGCCTATGGGAAGAGCGAGTGGAACACTGTAGAGCGTCTAAAGGACAATAAGCCCAACTACAAACTTGACCACATCATCAAGGAACG GTACCCCACATTCATCGATGCCCTGCGGGACCTGGACGATGCCCTCTCCATGTGCTTCCTCTTTTCCACCTTCCCACGGACTGGCAAGTGCCACGTGCAGACCATTCAGCTGTGCCGCCGACTCACTGTGGAGTTCATGCACTACATTATTGCCGCCCGTGCCCTGCGCAAG GTCTTCCTGTCCATCAAAGGCATTTACTACCAGGCCGAGGTGCTGGGGCAGCCCATTGTGTGGATCACTCCCTATGCCTTCTCCCATGAT CACCCGACAGACGTGGACTACAGGGTCATGGCCACCTTCACTGAGTTCTACACCACACTGCTGGGCTTCGTCAACTTCCGCCTCTACCAGTTGCTCAACCTGCACTACCCCCCGAAG CTCGAGGGGCAGGCCCAAGCAGAGGCAAAGGCCAGTGAGGGCACCTACGCGTTGGACTCCGAGAGCTCTATGGAG AAACTGGCGGCCCTCAGTGCCAGCCTGGCccgcgtggtggtgcctgccacagaggaggaggccgaggtggatgagTTTCCCACCGATGGGGTGAGCACTGCACTGCCTTCTGGCAGGAGGACTGGGAGGGGTCGTGTGGGGGG TGGAGGTGGGCAGCCCTGGTGGTGCGAAGCCTGGCCTCTTTTTCAACAGGAGATGTCAGCACAGGAGGAAGACCGCAGGAAGGAGCTGGAGGCACAGGAGAAGCACAAGAAGCTTTTTGAAGGCCTGAAGTTCTTCCTGAACCGAGAGGTGCCCCGTGAGGCCCTGGCCTTCATCATCAG GAGTTTTGGGGGGGAAGTGTCCTGGGACAAGTCTTTGTGCATCGGGGCCACCTATGACGTCACAGACTCCCGCATCACCCACCAGATTGTCGACCGGCCTGGGCAGCAGACCTCAGTCATTGGCAG GTGCTACGTGCAGCCCCAGTGGGTGTTTGACTCGGTGAACGCCAGGCTCCTCCTCCCCGTGGCAGAGTACTTCCCTGGGGTGCAGCTGCCCCCACACCTTTCACCCTTTGTGACCGAGAGGGAAGGAGATTACGTCCCACCTGAGAAACTGAAGCTGCTGGCTCTGCAGCGGGGAGAGGACCCAG GAAACCTGAATGAgtcagaagaggaggaggaagaggatgacgACAACGAAGGTGATGGTGATGaagagggaaaagaggaggaggaggaggaagatgcaGAGGCTGGttcagaaaaggaggaagaggccCGGCTGTCAGCCCTGGAGGAGCAGAGGATGGAGGGGAAG AAGCCCAGGGTGATGGCAGGCACCTTGAAACTGGAGGATAAACAGCGGCtggcccaggaggaggagagtgAGGCCAAGCGCCTGGCCATTATGATGATGAAGAAGCGGGAGAAGTACCTGTACCAGAAGATCATGTTTGGCAAGAGGCGAAAAATCCGAGAG GCCAACAAGCTGGCAGAGAAGCGGAAAGCCCACGATGAGGCGATGAGGTCTGAGAAGAAGGCCAAGAAAGCAAGGCCGGAGTGA
- the PES1 gene encoding pescadillo homolog isoform X5, producing MGGLEKKKYERGSATNYITRNKARKKLQLSLADFRRLCILKGIYPHEPKHKKKVNKGSTAARTFYLIKDIRFLLHEPIVNKFREYKVFVRKLRKAYGKSEWNTVERLKDNKPNYKLDHIIKERYPTFIDALRDLDDALSMCFLFSTFPRTGKCHVQTIQLCRRLTVEFMHYIIAARALRKVFLSIKGIYYQAEVLGQPIVWITPYAFSHDHPTDVDYRVMATFTEFYTTLLGFVNFRLYQLLNLHYPPKLEGQAQAEAKASEGTYALDSESSMEKLAALSASLARVVVPATEEEAEVDEFPTDGEMSAQEEDRRKELEAQEKHKKLFEGLKFFLNREVPREALAFIIRSFGGEVSWDKSLCIGATYDVTDSRITHQIVDRPGQQTSVIGRCYVQPQWVFDSVNARLLLPVAEYFPGVQLPPHLSPFVTEREGDYVPPEKLKLLALQRGEDPGNLNESEEEEEEDDDNEGDGDEEGKEEEEEEDAEAGSEKEEEARLSALEEQRMEGKPRVMAGTLKLEDKQRLAQEEESEAKRLAIMMMKKREKYLYQKIMFGKRRKIREANKLAEKRKAHDEAMRSEKKAKKARPE from the exons atgggaggtcTTGAGAAGAAGAAG tATGAACGAGGCTCGGCCACCAACTACATCACCCGGAACAAAGCCCGGAAGAAGCTCCAGCTGAGCTTGGCTGACTTTAG GCGGTTGTGCATTCTGAAGGGCATTTACCCCCATGAACCGAAACACAAGAAGAAGGTTAACAAGGGTTCTACAGCAGCCCGAACGTTTTACCTTATCAAAGACATCAGGTTTCTCCTCCATGAACCCATTGTCAACAAGTTCCGGGAATACAAG gtGTTTGTCCGGAAGCTCCGGAAGGCCTATGGGAAGAGCGAGTGGAACACTGTAGAGCGTCTAAAGGACAATAAGCCCAACTACAAACTTGACCACATCATCAAGGAACG GTACCCCACATTCATCGATGCCCTGCGGGACCTGGACGATGCCCTCTCCATGTGCTTCCTCTTTTCCACCTTCCCACGGACTGGCAAGTGCCACGTGCAGACCATTCAGCTGTGCCGCCGACTCACTGTGGAGTTCATGCACTACATTATTGCCGCCCGTGCCCTGCGCAAG GTCTTCCTGTCCATCAAAGGCATTTACTACCAGGCCGAGGTGCTGGGGCAGCCCATTGTGTGGATCACTCCCTATGCCTTCTCCCATGAT CACCCGACAGACGTGGACTACAGGGTCATGGCCACCTTCACTGAGTTCTACACCACACTGCTGGGCTTCGTCAACTTCCGCCTCTACCAGTTGCTCAACCTGCACTACCCCCCGAAG CTCGAGGGGCAGGCCCAAGCAGAGGCAAAGGCCAGTGAGGGCACCTACGCGTTGGACTCCGAGAGCTCTATGGAG AAACTGGCGGCCCTCAGTGCCAGCCTGGCccgcgtggtggtgcctgccacagaggaggaggccgaggtggatgagTTTCCCACCGATGGG GAGATGTCAGCACAGGAGGAAGACCGCAGGAAGGAGCTGGAGGCACAGGAGAAGCACAAGAAGCTTTTTGAAGGCCTGAAGTTCTTCCTGAACCGAGAGGTGCCCCGTGAGGCCCTGGCCTTCATCATCAG GAGTTTTGGGGGGGAAGTGTCCTGGGACAAGTCTTTGTGCATCGGGGCCACCTATGACGTCACAGACTCCCGCATCACCCACCAGATTGTCGACCGGCCTGGGCAGCAGACCTCAGTCATTGGCAG GTGCTACGTGCAGCCCCAGTGGGTGTTTGACTCGGTGAACGCCAGGCTCCTCCTCCCCGTGGCAGAGTACTTCCCTGGGGTGCAGCTGCCCCCACACCTTTCACCCTTTGTGACCGAGAGGGAAGGAGATTACGTCCCACCTGAGAAACTGAAGCTGCTGGCTCTGCAGCGGGGAGAGGACCCAG GAAACCTGAATGAgtcagaagaggaggaggaagaggatgacgACAACGAAGGTGATGGTGATGaagagggaaaagaggaggaggaggaggaagatgcaGAGGCTGGttcagaaaaggaggaagaggccCGGCTGTCAGCCCTGGAGGAGCAGAGGATGGAGGGGAAG CCCAGGGTGATGGCAGGCACCTTGAAACTGGAGGATAAACAGCGGCtggcccaggaggaggagagtgAGGCCAAGCGCCTGGCCATTATGATGATGAAGAAGCGGGAGAAGTACCTGTACCAGAAGATCATGTTTGGCAAGAGGCGAAAAATCCGAGAG GCCAACAAGCTGGCAGAGAAGCGGAAAGCCCACGATGAGGCGATGAGGTCTGAGAAGAAGGCCAAGAAAGCAAGGCCGGAGTGA
- the PES1 gene encoding pescadillo homolog isoform X4, translated as MGGLEKKKYERGSATNYITRNKARKKLQLSLADFRRLCILKGIYPHEPKHKKKVNKGSTAARTFYLIKDIRFLLHEPIVNKFREYKVFVRKLRKAYGKSEWNTVERLKDNKPNYKLDHIIKERYPTFIDALRDLDDALSMCFLFSTFPRTGKCHVQTIQLCRRLTVEFMHYIIAARALRKVFLSIKGIYYQAEVLGQPIVWITPYAFSHDHPTDVDYRVMATFTEFYTTLLGFVNFRLYQLLNLHYPPKLEGQAQAEAKASEGTYALDSESSMEKLAALSASLARVVVPATEEEAEVDEFPTDGEMSAQEEDRRKELEAQEKHKKLFEGLKFFLNREVPREALAFIIRSFGGEVSWDKSLCIGATYDVTDSRITHQIVDRPGQQTSVIGRCYVQPQWVFDSVNARLLLPVAEYFPGVQLPPHLSPFVTEREGDYVPPEKLKLLALQRGEDPGNLNESEEEEEEDDDNEGDGDEEGKEEEEEEDAEAGSEKEEEARLSALEEQRMEGKKPRVMAGTLKLEDKQRLAQEEESEAKRLAIMMMKKREKYLYQKIMFGKRRKIREANKLAEKRKAHDEAMRSEKKAKKARPE; from the exons atgggaggtcTTGAGAAGAAGAAG tATGAACGAGGCTCGGCCACCAACTACATCACCCGGAACAAAGCCCGGAAGAAGCTCCAGCTGAGCTTGGCTGACTTTAG GCGGTTGTGCATTCTGAAGGGCATTTACCCCCATGAACCGAAACACAAGAAGAAGGTTAACAAGGGTTCTACAGCAGCCCGAACGTTTTACCTTATCAAAGACATCAGGTTTCTCCTCCATGAACCCATTGTCAACAAGTTCCGGGAATACAAG gtGTTTGTCCGGAAGCTCCGGAAGGCCTATGGGAAGAGCGAGTGGAACACTGTAGAGCGTCTAAAGGACAATAAGCCCAACTACAAACTTGACCACATCATCAAGGAACG GTACCCCACATTCATCGATGCCCTGCGGGACCTGGACGATGCCCTCTCCATGTGCTTCCTCTTTTCCACCTTCCCACGGACTGGCAAGTGCCACGTGCAGACCATTCAGCTGTGCCGCCGACTCACTGTGGAGTTCATGCACTACATTATTGCCGCCCGTGCCCTGCGCAAG GTCTTCCTGTCCATCAAAGGCATTTACTACCAGGCCGAGGTGCTGGGGCAGCCCATTGTGTGGATCACTCCCTATGCCTTCTCCCATGAT CACCCGACAGACGTGGACTACAGGGTCATGGCCACCTTCACTGAGTTCTACACCACACTGCTGGGCTTCGTCAACTTCCGCCTCTACCAGTTGCTCAACCTGCACTACCCCCCGAAG CTCGAGGGGCAGGCCCAAGCAGAGGCAAAGGCCAGTGAGGGCACCTACGCGTTGGACTCCGAGAGCTCTATGGAG AAACTGGCGGCCCTCAGTGCCAGCCTGGCccgcgtggtggtgcctgccacagaggaggaggccgaggtggatgagTTTCCCACCGATGGG GAGATGTCAGCACAGGAGGAAGACCGCAGGAAGGAGCTGGAGGCACAGGAGAAGCACAAGAAGCTTTTTGAAGGCCTGAAGTTCTTCCTGAACCGAGAGGTGCCCCGTGAGGCCCTGGCCTTCATCATCAG GAGTTTTGGGGGGGAAGTGTCCTGGGACAAGTCTTTGTGCATCGGGGCCACCTATGACGTCACAGACTCCCGCATCACCCACCAGATTGTCGACCGGCCTGGGCAGCAGACCTCAGTCATTGGCAG GTGCTACGTGCAGCCCCAGTGGGTGTTTGACTCGGTGAACGCCAGGCTCCTCCTCCCCGTGGCAGAGTACTTCCCTGGGGTGCAGCTGCCCCCACACCTTTCACCCTTTGTGACCGAGAGGGAAGGAGATTACGTCCCACCTGAGAAACTGAAGCTGCTGGCTCTGCAGCGGGGAGAGGACCCAG GAAACCTGAATGAgtcagaagaggaggaggaagaggatgacgACAACGAAGGTGATGGTGATGaagagggaaaagaggaggaggaggaggaagatgcaGAGGCTGGttcagaaaaggaggaagaggccCGGCTGTCAGCCCTGGAGGAGCAGAGGATGGAGGGGAAG AAGCCCAGGGTGATGGCAGGCACCTTGAAACTGGAGGATAAACAGCGGCtggcccaggaggaggagagtgAGGCCAAGCGCCTGGCCATTATGATGATGAAGAAGCGGGAGAAGTACCTGTACCAGAAGATCATGTTTGGCAAGAGGCGAAAAATCCGAGAG GCCAACAAGCTGGCAGAGAAGCGGAAAGCCCACGATGAGGCGATGAGGTCTGAGAAGAAGGCCAAGAAAGCAAGGCCGGAGTGA
- the PES1 gene encoding pescadillo homolog isoform X2, whose amino-acid sequence MGGLEKKKYERGSATNYITRNKARKKLQLSLADFRRLCILKGIYPHEPKHKKKVNKGSTAARTFYLIKDIRFLLHEPIVNKFREYKVFVRKLRKAYGKSEWNTVERLKDNKPNYKLDHIIKERYPTFIDALRDLDDALSMCFLFSTFPRTGKCHVQTIQLCRRLTVEFMHYIIAARALRKVFLSIKGIYYQAEVLGQPIVWITPYAFSHDHPTDVDYRVMATFTEFYTTLLGFVNFRLYQLLNLHYPPKLEGQAQAEAKASEGTYALDSESSMEKLAALSASLARVVVPATEEEAEVDEFPTDGVSTALPSGRRTGRGRVGGGGGQPWWCEAWPLFQQEMSAQEEDRRKELEAQEKHKKLFEGLKFFLNREVPREALAFIIRSFGGEVSWDKSLCIGATYDVTDSRITHQIVDRPGQQTSVIGRCYVQPQWVFDSVNARLLLPVAEYFPGVQLPPHLSPFVTEREGDYVPPEKLKLLALQRGEDPGNLNESEEEEEEDDDNEGDGDEEGKEEEEEEDAEAGSEKEEEARLSALEEQRMEGKPRVMAGTLKLEDKQRLAQEEESEAKRLAIMMMKKREKYLYQKIMFGKRRKIREANKLAEKRKAHDEAMRSEKKAKKARPE is encoded by the exons atgggaggtcTTGAGAAGAAGAAG tATGAACGAGGCTCGGCCACCAACTACATCACCCGGAACAAAGCCCGGAAGAAGCTCCAGCTGAGCTTGGCTGACTTTAG GCGGTTGTGCATTCTGAAGGGCATTTACCCCCATGAACCGAAACACAAGAAGAAGGTTAACAAGGGTTCTACAGCAGCCCGAACGTTTTACCTTATCAAAGACATCAGGTTTCTCCTCCATGAACCCATTGTCAACAAGTTCCGGGAATACAAG gtGTTTGTCCGGAAGCTCCGGAAGGCCTATGGGAAGAGCGAGTGGAACACTGTAGAGCGTCTAAAGGACAATAAGCCCAACTACAAACTTGACCACATCATCAAGGAACG GTACCCCACATTCATCGATGCCCTGCGGGACCTGGACGATGCCCTCTCCATGTGCTTCCTCTTTTCCACCTTCCCACGGACTGGCAAGTGCCACGTGCAGACCATTCAGCTGTGCCGCCGACTCACTGTGGAGTTCATGCACTACATTATTGCCGCCCGTGCCCTGCGCAAG GTCTTCCTGTCCATCAAAGGCATTTACTACCAGGCCGAGGTGCTGGGGCAGCCCATTGTGTGGATCACTCCCTATGCCTTCTCCCATGAT CACCCGACAGACGTGGACTACAGGGTCATGGCCACCTTCACTGAGTTCTACACCACACTGCTGGGCTTCGTCAACTTCCGCCTCTACCAGTTGCTCAACCTGCACTACCCCCCGAAG CTCGAGGGGCAGGCCCAAGCAGAGGCAAAGGCCAGTGAGGGCACCTACGCGTTGGACTCCGAGAGCTCTATGGAG AAACTGGCGGCCCTCAGTGCCAGCCTGGCccgcgtggtggtgcctgccacagaggaggaggccgaggtggatgagTTTCCCACCGATGGGGTGAGCACTGCACTGCCTTCTGGCAGGAGGACTGGGAGGGGTCGTGTGGGGGG TGGAGGTGGGCAGCCCTGGTGGTGCGAAGCCTGGCCTCTTTTTCAACAGGAGATGTCAGCACAGGAGGAAGACCGCAGGAAGGAGCTGGAGGCACAGGAGAAGCACAAGAAGCTTTTTGAAGGCCTGAAGTTCTTCCTGAACCGAGAGGTGCCCCGTGAGGCCCTGGCCTTCATCATCAG GAGTTTTGGGGGGGAAGTGTCCTGGGACAAGTCTTTGTGCATCGGGGCCACCTATGACGTCACAGACTCCCGCATCACCCACCAGATTGTCGACCGGCCTGGGCAGCAGACCTCAGTCATTGGCAG GTGCTACGTGCAGCCCCAGTGGGTGTTTGACTCGGTGAACGCCAGGCTCCTCCTCCCCGTGGCAGAGTACTTCCCTGGGGTGCAGCTGCCCCCACACCTTTCACCCTTTGTGACCGAGAGGGAAGGAGATTACGTCCCACCTGAGAAACTGAAGCTGCTGGCTCTGCAGCGGGGAGAGGACCCAG GAAACCTGAATGAgtcagaagaggaggaggaagaggatgacgACAACGAAGGTGATGGTGATGaagagggaaaagaggaggaggaggaggaagatgcaGAGGCTGGttcagaaaaggaggaagaggccCGGCTGTCAGCCCTGGAGGAGCAGAGGATGGAGGGGAAG CCCAGGGTGATGGCAGGCACCTTGAAACTGGAGGATAAACAGCGGCtggcccaggaggaggagagtgAGGCCAAGCGCCTGGCCATTATGATGATGAAGAAGCGGGAGAAGTACCTGTACCAGAAGATCATGTTTGGCAAGAGGCGAAAAATCCGAGAG GCCAACAAGCTGGCAGAGAAGCGGAAAGCCCACGATGAGGCGATGAGGTCTGAGAAGAAGGCCAAGAAAGCAAGGCCGGAGTGA
- the PES1 gene encoding pescadillo homolog isoform X6, which yields MGGLEKKKYERGSATNYITRNKARKKLQLSLADFRRLCILKGIYPHEPKHKKKVNKGSTAARTFYLIKDIRFLLHEPIVNKFREYKVFVRKLRKAYGKSEWNTVERLKDNKPNYKLDHIIKERYPTFIDALRDLDDALSMCFLFSTFPRTGKCHVQTIQLCRRLTVEFMHYIIAARALRKVFLSIKGIYYQAEVLGQPIVWITPYAFSHDHPTDVDYRVMATFTEFYTTLLGFVNFRLYQLLNLHYPPKLEGQAQAEAKASEGTYALDSESSMEKLAALSASLARVVVPATEEEAEVDEFPTDGEEDRRKELEAQEKHKKLFEGLKFFLNREVPREALAFIIRSFGGEVSWDKSLCIGATYDVTDSRITHQIVDRPGQQTSVIGRCYVQPQWVFDSVNARLLLPVAEYFPGVQLPPHLSPFVTEREGDYVPPEKLKLLALQRGEDPGNLNESEEEEEEDDDNEGDGDEEGKEEEEEEDAEAGSEKEEEARLSALEEQRMEGKKPRVMAGTLKLEDKQRLAQEEESEAKRLAIMMMKKREKYLYQKIMFGKRRKIREANKLAEKRKAHDEAMRSEKKAKKARPE from the exons atgggaggtcTTGAGAAGAAGAAG tATGAACGAGGCTCGGCCACCAACTACATCACCCGGAACAAAGCCCGGAAGAAGCTCCAGCTGAGCTTGGCTGACTTTAG GCGGTTGTGCATTCTGAAGGGCATTTACCCCCATGAACCGAAACACAAGAAGAAGGTTAACAAGGGTTCTACAGCAGCCCGAACGTTTTACCTTATCAAAGACATCAGGTTTCTCCTCCATGAACCCATTGTCAACAAGTTCCGGGAATACAAG gtGTTTGTCCGGAAGCTCCGGAAGGCCTATGGGAAGAGCGAGTGGAACACTGTAGAGCGTCTAAAGGACAATAAGCCCAACTACAAACTTGACCACATCATCAAGGAACG GTACCCCACATTCATCGATGCCCTGCGGGACCTGGACGATGCCCTCTCCATGTGCTTCCTCTTTTCCACCTTCCCACGGACTGGCAAGTGCCACGTGCAGACCATTCAGCTGTGCCGCCGACTCACTGTGGAGTTCATGCACTACATTATTGCCGCCCGTGCCCTGCGCAAG GTCTTCCTGTCCATCAAAGGCATTTACTACCAGGCCGAGGTGCTGGGGCAGCCCATTGTGTGGATCACTCCCTATGCCTTCTCCCATGAT CACCCGACAGACGTGGACTACAGGGTCATGGCCACCTTCACTGAGTTCTACACCACACTGCTGGGCTTCGTCAACTTCCGCCTCTACCAGTTGCTCAACCTGCACTACCCCCCGAAG CTCGAGGGGCAGGCCCAAGCAGAGGCAAAGGCCAGTGAGGGCACCTACGCGTTGGACTCCGAGAGCTCTATGGAG AAACTGGCGGCCCTCAGTGCCAGCCTGGCccgcgtggtggtgcctgccacagaggaggaggccgaggtggatgagTTTCCCACCGATGGG GAGGAAGACCGCAGGAAGGAGCTGGAGGCACAGGAGAAGCACAAGAAGCTTTTTGAAGGCCTGAAGTTCTTCCTGAACCGAGAGGTGCCCCGTGAGGCCCTGGCCTTCATCATCAG GAGTTTTGGGGGGGAAGTGTCCTGGGACAAGTCTTTGTGCATCGGGGCCACCTATGACGTCACAGACTCCCGCATCACCCACCAGATTGTCGACCGGCCTGGGCAGCAGACCTCAGTCATTGGCAG GTGCTACGTGCAGCCCCAGTGGGTGTTTGACTCGGTGAACGCCAGGCTCCTCCTCCCCGTGGCAGAGTACTTCCCTGGGGTGCAGCTGCCCCCACACCTTTCACCCTTTGTGACCGAGAGGGAAGGAGATTACGTCCCACCTGAGAAACTGAAGCTGCTGGCTCTGCAGCGGGGAGAGGACCCAG GAAACCTGAATGAgtcagaagaggaggaggaagaggatgacgACAACGAAGGTGATGGTGATGaagagggaaaagaggaggaggaggaggaagatgcaGAGGCTGGttcagaaaaggaggaagaggccCGGCTGTCAGCCCTGGAGGAGCAGAGGATGGAGGGGAAG AAGCCCAGGGTGATGGCAGGCACCTTGAAACTGGAGGATAAACAGCGGCtggcccaggaggaggagagtgAGGCCAAGCGCCTGGCCATTATGATGATGAAGAAGCGGGAGAAGTACCTGTACCAGAAGATCATGTTTGGCAAGAGGCGAAAAATCCGAGAG GCCAACAAGCTGGCAGAGAAGCGGAAAGCCCACGATGAGGCGATGAGGTCTGAGAAGAAGGCCAAGAAAGCAAGGCCGGAGTGA